The Citrifermentans bemidjiense Bem genome window below encodes:
- a CDS encoding (Fe-S)-binding protein, with amino-acid sequence MQPDPVIFTPLLAAACTIFLWSCYRRFSLVTVGAAEDRFSNTWDRLQAMFVYAFLQKRVVKRPFGVNHVFIFWSFLILAVANTEFLICGVFPAAKLSLLLPAALYQPLLFAFDLVSLFALGAVVIALVRRAVAPPYKGARTGEAFAILSMIGTLMLAYFGFHAAEIALGHEPAAHVMPLSSLLAAALSSLSPATLGTVGVASWWLHAGVLLFFLNYLPYSKHMHILAAIPNCYFKGLGTPNTQAREEFAEGNVYGAGSIENFTWKDLFDSFSCTECGRCENACPAAATGKPLNPRLVMHDIKVNLLANGAQLQRGGVATVPVIGEGEGSVEVDALWSCTTCGACLNACPVFIEQMPKINKMRRHLVQMEADFPEELLNLFENMEQRSNPWGIAPGDRGKWVGGHEVKPFEAGQTEYLFYVGCAGSFDSRAKQVTLSMARILDAAGISWGILGKEEKCCGDSVRRLGNEYVFDKMARENVAMFQEKKVTKVITQCPHCFSTLKNDYRQYGLELEVIPHAELIEQLLGEGKLQLDMHEATGGNIVFHDSCYLGRHNGVYEAPRKVIAQATGTAPAEMPRNRENSFCCGAGGGRMWLEEHLGERINLNRVNEALAGSPGTICVTCPYCMTMMEDGLKDRASGQTKVKDIAEIVAEGLKGRA; translated from the coding sequence ATGCAACCTGATCCTGTTATCTTTACGCCGCTTCTGGCTGCGGCCTGCACCATCTTCCTTTGGAGCTGCTACCGCCGTTTCAGCCTGGTCACCGTCGGCGCCGCCGAGGACCGCTTCTCCAACACCTGGGACCGGTTGCAGGCGATGTTCGTCTACGCCTTCTTGCAAAAGAGGGTGGTGAAGCGTCCCTTCGGCGTCAACCACGTGTTCATCTTCTGGTCCTTCCTGATCCTGGCCGTGGCCAATACGGAATTCCTCATCTGCGGCGTCTTTCCGGCGGCGAAGCTTTCCCTGCTGCTCCCGGCGGCGCTCTACCAGCCGCTACTGTTTGCGTTCGACCTGGTCTCGCTCTTCGCCCTGGGCGCCGTCGTCATCGCCCTGGTCCGCCGAGCGGTAGCCCCGCCGTACAAAGGGGCGCGCACTGGTGAAGCGTTCGCCATCCTTTCCATGATCGGGACGCTGATGCTGGCCTATTTCGGCTTTCATGCCGCGGAGATCGCTCTGGGCCACGAGCCCGCGGCTCACGTCATGCCGCTTTCCTCGTTGCTCGCCGCCGCTCTCTCCAGCCTGAGCCCGGCAACGCTCGGCACCGTGGGGGTAGCTTCCTGGTGGCTCCACGCCGGGGTGCTTCTATTCTTCCTCAACTACCTCCCCTACAGCAAGCACATGCACATCCTCGCCGCCATCCCCAACTGCTACTTCAAGGGGCTCGGTACGCCCAACACCCAGGCGCGGGAGGAGTTCGCCGAAGGAAACGTCTACGGCGCAGGGAGCATCGAAAACTTCACCTGGAAGGACCTCTTCGATTCCTTCTCCTGCACCGAGTGCGGCCGCTGCGAAAACGCCTGTCCCGCGGCCGCTACAGGGAAACCGCTCAACCCGCGCCTTGTAATGCATGACATCAAGGTGAACCTCCTGGCCAACGGCGCGCAGCTGCAGCGCGGCGGCGTGGCGACGGTTCCGGTGATCGGGGAAGGGGAGGGGAGCGTGGAAGTCGACGCCCTCTGGTCCTGCACCACCTGCGGCGCCTGCCTTAACGCCTGCCCGGTCTTCATCGAGCAGATGCCCAAGATCAACAAGATGCGCCGGCACCTGGTCCAGATGGAGGCGGATTTCCCCGAGGAGCTTTTGAACCTCTTCGAGAACATGGAACAGCGCTCCAACCCGTGGGGGATCGCCCCCGGCGACCGCGGCAAATGGGTCGGCGGCCACGAAGTAAAACCGTTCGAGGCGGGCCAGACCGAATACCTCTTCTACGTCGGCTGCGCCGGCTCCTTCGACTCCCGCGCCAAGCAGGTGACCCTTTCCATGGCGCGGATCCTCGACGCCGCTGGCATTTCCTGGGGAATCCTCGGCAAGGAAGAGAAGTGCTGCGGCGACAGCGTGCGCAGGCTGGGTAACGAATATGTCTTCGACAAGATGGCGCGCGAGAACGTGGCCATGTTCCAGGAGAAGAAGGTGACCAAGGTGATCACCCAGTGTCCGCACTGCTTCAGCACCCTCAAAAACGATTACCGGCAGTACGGCCTGGAACTGGAGGTCATCCCGCACGCCGAGCTGATCGAGCAGTTGCTGGGGGAAGGGAAGTTGCAGCTTGATATGCACGAGGCCACGGGCGGGAACATCGTCTTCCACGACTCCTGCTACCTCGGGCGCCATAACGGCGTCTACGAGGCGCCGCGTAAGGTCATCGCCCAGGCGACCGGTACCGCCCCCGCGGAGATGCCGAGAAACCGCGAGAATTCCTTCTGCTGCGGCGCCGGCGGCGGCCGCATGTGGCTTGAAGAGCACCTGGGGGAGAGGATCAACCTGAACCGCGTCAACGAGGCGCTGGCCGGATCCCCCGGCACCATCTGCGTCACCTGCCCGTACTGCATGACCATGATGGAAGACGGCCTCAAGGACCGCGCCAGCGGGCAGACCAAGGTGAAGGACATCGCGGAAATCGTTGCAGAGGGATTGAAAGGTAGGGCTTAG
- a CDS encoding radical SAM/SPASM family putative metalloenzyme maturase has product MRQCTAAAFSQFQATEPAFLEYPSKLFVEATSRCNLNCVMCMKQNSGGSVRDGDLSPEIFQALEPALANLDALVLNGVGEPLINTRLEQYISHAKSRMPNGSWIGFQSNGLLLSHLRAISLLDAGVDKICLSMDGVDASTFSAIRAGSELADLEHACKALLSAKVACRRPEMEIGVEFVVMRDNLAQLPAALSWAAERGVAFAIVSHLHPFDEPHLENCSYDLCSDEAITLFQCWQSKADLKGVEIGRYFDILWNYKKSTEERRIIDFVAAMKADAQQRGITLDLKRLFAMNTARIEQSQGIFEEAVQVARNTGIDLRLPEIARREKRGCGFVEKGSAFVSWDGGMHPCYHLWHPCRSFANGWEHAVQPRVFGNVAERGVLEIWNSEEFLRYRQNVLRHDYPSCAECNTSPCDLVQAERFEQDCYVNTEPCGSCLWSSGVFRCLD; this is encoded by the coding sequence ATGCGACAATGTACCGCTGCCGCGTTTTCCCAATTCCAGGCAACAGAGCCCGCTTTCCTGGAGTACCCCTCCAAGCTGTTCGTGGAGGCGACCAGCCGCTGCAACCTGAACTGCGTCATGTGCATGAAGCAGAATTCCGGCGGCAGCGTGCGGGACGGCGATCTCTCCCCGGAGATCTTCCAGGCGCTGGAACCGGCGCTCGCGAACCTCGACGCCCTGGTGCTGAACGGCGTCGGTGAGCCGCTGATAAACACCCGGCTGGAGCAGTACATAAGCCACGCCAAGAGCCGCATGCCCAACGGGAGCTGGATCGGGTTCCAATCCAACGGCCTGCTCCTCTCGCACCTGCGCGCCATATCGCTCCTCGACGCGGGGGTGGACAAGATCTGCCTCTCCATGGACGGGGTCGACGCCTCGACCTTCAGCGCCATCCGCGCCGGAAGCGAACTCGCCGACCTGGAGCACGCCTGCAAGGCGCTTCTATCCGCGAAGGTCGCCTGCCGCCGTCCCGAGATGGAAATCGGCGTGGAATTCGTGGTCATGCGCGACAACCTGGCGCAGCTGCCGGCGGCGCTTTCCTGGGCCGCGGAACGGGGCGTAGCCTTCGCCATCGTTTCCCATCTGCACCCCTTCGACGAACCGCACCTGGAAAACTGCAGCTACGACCTTTGCAGCGACGAGGCGATCACGCTGTTCCAGTGCTGGCAGAGTAAGGCAGACCTTAAGGGGGTGGAGATAGGGCGCTACTTCGACATCCTCTGGAATTACAAGAAGTCCACCGAGGAGCGGCGCATAATCGATTTCGTGGCGGCCATGAAAGCGGACGCGCAGCAGCGCGGCATCACGCTCGATCTGAAAAGGCTCTTCGCCATGAACACCGCCCGCATCGAGCAGAGCCAGGGGATATTCGAGGAGGCGGTCCAGGTGGCGCGCAATACGGGGATCGACCTGAGACTTCCCGAGATAGCGCGCAGGGAGAAGAGAGGCTGCGGTTTCGTCGAAAAAGGGAGCGCCTTTGTCTCCTGGGACGGCGGCATGCACCCCTGCTATCACCTCTGGCACCCCTGCCGTTCCTTCGCCAACGGCTGGGAACATGCCGTGCAGCCACGGGTCTTCGGCAACGTCGCCGAGCGCGGCGTGCTGGAGATCTGGAATTCCGAGGAGTTCCTACGTTACCGGCAAAACGTGCTGCGCCACGACTACCCTTCCTGCGCCGAATGCAACACTTCTCCCTGCGACCTGGTCCAGGCCGAGCGGTTCGAGCAGGACTGCTACGTCAACACCGAGCCGTGCGGCAGCTGCCTCTGGAGCTCCGGGGTGTTCCGCTGCCTGGATTGA
- a CDS encoding vWA domain-containing protein has translation MLENAVVRLLRERPFYGHFLLNLRREERPLRGKPAGVTIRNGTPILAVDPASFGAFSATEQQALLEHLVKHLLHLHMLRGKGRNAHDWDVACDLAINPGSPGLPADALYPAQYKMPDGLAAEEYYQQLVPPFDIGNLDGSGFGDAEKEREGAAGAGKGDPAASTLDDHALWSDADSTPLPLAQEMLATLTRESLRGSDGEAPPEIREVVEGLLRPSPIPWRQVLRQFVATAGRLGREGTWMREHRRFAHVTPGTRKRHRLNLLVGIDVSDSTNSVELREAFARELVQIARGRDASITVLYANSKIQEVEAFKGSAFAPERYDGGGFTDLRPVFAYARAMHPVPAAVIYLTDGIGPVPEQMELPTLWVLTAEGEKPAPWGVELRLEV, from the coding sequence ATGCTGGAAAACGCCGTGGTCAGGCTGTTACGCGAGCGCCCCTTTTACGGGCACTTCCTCCTGAACCTGCGCCGCGAGGAGCGGCCGCTTCGGGGAAAACCCGCGGGAGTCACCATCCGAAACGGCACCCCTATCCTGGCCGTCGACCCGGCCTCTTTCGGGGCCTTTTCGGCGACCGAGCAACAGGCACTTTTGGAGCACCTGGTAAAGCACCTTTTGCACCTGCACATGCTGCGCGGCAAAGGGCGCAACGCGCACGACTGGGACGTCGCCTGCGACCTCGCCATCAATCCGGGGAGTCCAGGGCTTCCCGCCGACGCGCTGTACCCCGCTCAGTACAAGATGCCCGACGGCCTCGCCGCCGAGGAGTACTACCAGCAGTTGGTCCCCCCCTTCGACATCGGCAACCTGGATGGAAGCGGGTTTGGCGACGCGGAAAAGGAACGGGAAGGTGCCGCGGGCGCCGGAAAGGGCGACCCCGCCGCCTCGACCCTCGACGACCACGCCCTCTGGAGCGACGCCGACAGCACGCCGCTTCCCTTGGCGCAGGAGATGCTGGCTACGCTCACCCGAGAAAGCCTGCGCGGCAGCGATGGCGAAGCTCCACCCGAGATCAGGGAGGTAGTTGAAGGGCTTTTGCGTCCCTCCCCCATCCCCTGGCGCCAGGTGCTGCGGCAGTTCGTCGCCACCGCCGGACGGCTGGGGAGGGAGGGGACCTGGATGAGGGAGCATCGCCGCTTCGCGCATGTCACCCCCGGAACCCGTAAGCGCCACCGCCTCAACCTGCTGGTCGGCATCGACGTGAGCGACTCAACCAATTCGGTGGAGCTGCGCGAGGCGTTCGCCAGGGAACTGGTCCAGATTGCGCGGGGCCGCGACGCCTCCATCACCGTCCTTTACGCCAACAGCAAAATACAGGAAGTGGAAGCCTTCAAGGGGAGTGCCTTCGCCCCCGAACGCTACGACGGCGGCGGCTTCACCGATTTAAGGCCGGTGTTCGCCTATGCGAGGGCCATGCATCCCGTTCCCGCAGCGGTGATCTACCTGACCGACGGCATCGGGCCCGTTCCCGAGCAGATGGAACTGCCGACCCTCTGGGTGCTGACCGCCGAGGGGGAGAAGCCGGCGCCCTGGGGCGTCGAACTGAGACTGGAGGTTTGA
- a CDS encoding YtxH domain-containing protein: MGHKESCTGGDAVFLLVGGLIGAGLALLMAPQAGKKTRQYLSSLAEEVTGKANEAVSDFAETVSDFVDTATSRATEFVEEKANLSKDSKKMLLSALDMALEKLEEQRKKLEKSI, encoded by the coding sequence ATGGGACACAAAGAAAGCTGCACAGGAGGGGATGCCGTCTTTCTGTTGGTCGGCGGCTTGATCGGTGCCGGGCTGGCGCTCCTGATGGCCCCGCAGGCGGGAAAGAAGACCAGGCAATACCTCTCTTCGCTGGCCGAAGAGGTGACCGGCAAAGCTAATGAAGCTGTTTCGGATTTCGCCGAAACCGTCTCGGATTTCGTCGATACCGCGACCAGCCGCGCCACCGAATTCGTGGAGGAGAAGGCGAACCTCAGCAAGGATTCCAAAAAGATGCTGCTGTCCGCCCTCGACATGGCGCTGGAAAAGCTGGAAGAGCAGAGGAAGAAGCTCGAGAAGAGCATATAG
- a CDS encoding ferredoxin produces MAREPWVDQDVCISCGLCTDNVPEVFRFADNGKAECYDQTGASEEEIQNDAIDVCPVSCIHWR; encoded by the coding sequence ATGGCACGAGAGCCTTGGGTCGATCAGGATGTATGCATCAGTTGCGGTCTTTGCACGGACAACGTGCCGGAAGTGTTCAGGTTCGCCGACAACGGCAAAGCCGAATGCTATGATCAGACTGGCGCATCGGAAGAGGAGATACAAAACGACGCCATCGACGTCTGCCCGGTCTCCTGCATCCACTGGCGTTGA
- a CDS encoding L,D-transpeptidase, which produces MGTGVRYLGRIASTAVIALLLCAASAGAAKLRSLCEINYPSDSRIPWSCVKLKWGDTPQALFGDHWKDVLRFNRLDRRHFLGGAKVKVPKNLAQVRDFNPMPLTYPDAAKEPKFIMVDQAEMFLGAYEYGKLVYSFPIALGIQGKMVPNGTFRIDAADRRHQSNLYQVEEIGRPYPMHYGLRFWVDKSKEDWPTYWIHGRDLPGHPASHGCIGLYDEEMQYDYYRSYDRKVYRDKYRPLTRPFLEDAKTLYQWVVPAASDPGEFHKIKNGPLVLITGRPPS; this is translated from the coding sequence ATGGGAACCGGTGTCAGGTACCTGGGAAGAATCGCCTCGACGGCGGTTATAGCGCTGCTATTGTGCGCTGCGTCAGCCGGCGCCGCCAAGCTCCGCTCTCTTTGCGAGATCAACTACCCCAGCGACTCGCGCATCCCCTGGAGTTGCGTGAAGCTCAAGTGGGGCGATACGCCGCAGGCGCTGTTCGGCGACCACTGGAAGGACGTGCTCCGCTTCAACCGGCTGGACCGGCGCCATTTCCTGGGCGGGGCGAAGGTCAAGGTGCCGAAGAACCTGGCGCAGGTCAGGGACTTCAACCCGATGCCGCTCACTTACCCGGATGCTGCTAAGGAGCCGAAGTTCATCATGGTGGACCAGGCCGAGATGTTCCTTGGGGCTTATGAGTACGGCAAGCTGGTGTACTCCTTCCCCATCGCGCTCGGCATCCAGGGGAAGATGGTTCCCAACGGCACCTTCCGCATCGACGCCGCCGACCGGCGCCACCAGTCGAACCTTTACCAGGTGGAGGAAATCGGCCGCCCCTACCCCATGCACTACGGGCTCAGGTTCTGGGTCGACAAGAGCAAGGAGGATTGGCCGACCTACTGGATCCACGGCAGGGACCTTCCCGGCCACCCCGCCTCCCACGGCTGCATCGGCCTTTACGACGAGGAGATGCAGTACGACTATTACCGCAGCTACGACCGCAAGGTGTACCGGGACAAGTACCGCCCGCTCACCCGCCCCTTCCTGGAGGACGCGAAGACCCTGTACCAGTGGGTGGTGCCTGCGGCGAGCGACCCGGGAGAGTTCCACAAGATAAAAAACGGCCCGCTGGTTCTCATCACCGGCAGGCCTCCTTCCTGA
- a CDS encoding cytochrome b/b6 domain-containing protein, with product MKIFDIPEDEIRIELGDPAPFDGGKRRELMLAAALGAPVGTRDPVDLALLSAASRKEDLRHFEQTAFTPLEPRLARSIARVRRVGTEEEELIARGEVDAILYLCRADEATRFRAELQAEMRMTRGYRALGIAKAKPEPKGNESWTFMGYIPVRATRHKSTHSEEPADFNYVTVWDWQLRVLHWLSVFLILVLSLTGLLMGSSRFIYGVTEGYSNYLSWLRLTHFVAGWFLLCAAILRIAGLFLASNRFQRWYALFPVKKRDLNNLVQVVQNYLFCRFERPPHYIGHNPLQQIAYTAIFGVGLAALFTGFALYALYAPDHWLLRYFVWFDDLFGVQYLRLAHQLIMWIFLAFIPIHVYLSIRADTVEREGALSSIVSGGRWCRKGTKFEDG from the coding sequence ATGAAGATCTTCGACATCCCCGAGGACGAGATCCGCATCGAGCTGGGGGACCCTGCCCCCTTCGACGGCGGGAAACGGCGCGAGCTGATGCTGGCCGCGGCGCTCGGCGCCCCGGTCGGCACCCGGGACCCGGTCGACCTCGCCTTGTTGAGCGCGGCCTCGCGCAAAGAGGACCTGCGGCACTTTGAGCAGACGGCGTTCACGCCGCTGGAGCCGCGACTGGCGCGGAGCATCGCGCGGGTGCGCCGGGTGGGAACGGAGGAGGAAGAGTTGATCGCACGCGGCGAGGTCGACGCCATCCTGTACCTCTGCCGCGCCGACGAGGCGACCCGCTTCCGGGCGGAGTTGCAGGCCGAGATGAGGATGACCCGCGGCTACCGCGCGCTCGGGATCGCCAAGGCTAAGCCGGAGCCGAAGGGGAACGAGAGCTGGACCTTCATGGGGTACATCCCGGTCCGCGCCACGCGGCATAAAAGCACGCACAGCGAAGAGCCCGCCGACTTCAACTACGTCACCGTCTGGGACTGGCAACTGCGCGTACTGCACTGGCTTTCGGTCTTCCTGATACTGGTGCTGTCGCTCACGGGCCTCTTAATGGGGAGCAGCCGGTTCATCTACGGCGTTACGGAAGGGTATTCCAACTACCTGAGCTGGCTCAGGCTCACCCACTTCGTCGCGGGGTGGTTCCTTCTTTGCGCCGCCATCCTGCGCATAGCCGGGCTCTTTCTCGCCTCCAACCGCTTTCAGCGCTGGTACGCCCTCTTCCCGGTGAAAAAGCGCGACCTGAACAACCTGGTACAGGTGGTGCAGAACTACCTCTTCTGCCGTTTCGAGCGCCCCCCCCACTACATCGGCCACAACCCGCTGCAGCAGATCGCCTATACCGCCATCTTCGGCGTCGGCCTCGCCGCACTTTTCACCGGGTTCGCGCTCTACGCGCTCTACGCACCGGACCATTGGCTTTTGCGCTACTTCGTCTGGTTCGACGATCTGTTCGGCGTGCAGTACCTGCGCCTTGCCCACCAACTGATCATGTGGATCTTCCTCGCCTTCATCCCGATCCACGTCTACCTCTCCATCCGCGCCGATACGGTGGAGCGCGAGGGGGCTCTCTCCTCCATCGTCAGCGGCGGCCGCTGGTGCCGGAAAGGAACAAAATTCGAGGACGGTTAG
- a CDS encoding nickel-dependent hydrogenase large subunit, protein MATERIVIDPITRIEGHLRIELEAEGGRIGNAWACATQFRGIEKILEGRDPRDAWAFAQRICGVCTGVHAIASIRAVEDAIKCRIPESAELIRNLVSGMATLQDHVMHFYHLHALDWVDVMSALAADPAATSRLAASVSPWPNNSASWFKEVQQRVATSAKGGLGIFASGYWGHPAYRLPPEANLMAVAHYLEALKWQREIIKLHTIFAGKNPHPNYLVGGMATSINLDNQLTINKVRLDQLGELIREARRFVDEVYYPDVMAIAGFYPEYASIGVSSPTLMAVGESAFSCAGTPAGKPVAAGLLMDGDYRTSHPFNPRMVAEYVSSAWYLYPEGDRQGLHPWQGRTEPNYTGPKPPYRQLSDQEKYTWCKAPRYDGRPVQVGPNARIMLAYAQGHPDTVQLANRDLGKLKAGVEALNSTLGRTYCRALESVILARRMEEWFAALNERIRSGDVSTFNAELWEPESWPKQAQGMGYLEAARGTLSHWVEIENGRIARYQCVVPSTWNSSGRDPNGLMGPYEQALAGDKKHPLVDPKRPVEVLRTIHSFDPCLSCAVHLLVPGGPAFEVKVR, encoded by the coding sequence ATGGCAACAGAGCGCATCGTCATTGACCCGATCACCAGGATCGAGGGGCACCTGAGAATAGAGCTTGAGGCGGAGGGGGGGAGAATCGGCAACGCCTGGGCCTGCGCCACCCAGTTCCGGGGAATCGAAAAGATCCTCGAAGGACGGGACCCGCGAGACGCCTGGGCTTTCGCGCAGCGCATCTGCGGGGTCTGCACCGGCGTCCACGCCATCGCCTCGATACGGGCCGTCGAGGACGCCATCAAATGCCGCATCCCCGAGTCGGCAGAGTTGATCCGGAACCTGGTCTCCGGGATGGCGACCCTACAGGACCACGTCATGCATTTCTACCACCTGCACGCCCTTGACTGGGTGGACGTGATGAGCGCGCTTGCCGCCGACCCAGCCGCCACCTCGCGCCTTGCCGCCTCCGTCTCCCCCTGGCCCAACAACTCCGCCTCCTGGTTCAAGGAGGTGCAGCAGCGGGTCGCGACCTCGGCCAAGGGAGGGCTCGGGATCTTCGCTTCCGGCTACTGGGGGCACCCCGCCTACCGCCTCCCTCCCGAGGCGAACCTGATGGCGGTCGCCCACTACCTGGAGGCGCTCAAGTGGCAGCGCGAGATCATCAAGCTCCACACCATCTTCGCCGGGAAGAACCCCCACCCCAACTACCTGGTGGGGGGGATGGCGACCTCCATCAACCTGGACAACCAGCTCACCATCAACAAGGTGCGTCTGGACCAGTTGGGGGAACTGATCCGGGAAGCACGCCGCTTCGTCGACGAGGTGTACTACCCCGACGTCATGGCCATCGCCGGCTTCTACCCCGAATACGCCTCCATCGGCGTCTCCTCCCCCACCCTCATGGCCGTAGGCGAGAGCGCCTTCTCCTGCGCCGGCACGCCGGCCGGAAAGCCGGTCGCAGCAGGTCTCCTCATGGACGGCGACTACCGAACCTCACACCCTTTCAACCCCAGGATGGTCGCCGAGTACGTCTCCTCCGCCTGGTACCTCTATCCGGAGGGGGACCGGCAGGGGCTGCACCCGTGGCAGGGTAGGACGGAGCCCAACTACACCGGTCCCAAGCCCCCCTACCGCCAGCTTTCCGACCAGGAGAAGTACACCTGGTGCAAGGCGCCGCGCTACGACGGCCGCCCGGTCCAGGTCGGCCCCAACGCGAGGATCATGCTGGCCTACGCCCAGGGGCACCCAGATACGGTGCAGCTCGCCAACCGGGACCTGGGAAAACTGAAAGCCGGGGTCGAGGCGCTCAATTCCACGCTCGGGCGCACCTACTGCCGCGCCCTGGAATCGGTCATCCTCGCCCGGCGCATGGAGGAATGGTTCGCGGCCTTGAACGAGCGGATCAGGTCCGGCGACGTCTCCACCTTCAACGCCGAACTCTGGGAGCCGGAAAGCTGGCCCAAACAAGCGCAGGGAATGGGTTACCTGGAGGCCGCGCGCGGGACGCTCTCGCACTGGGTGGAGATAGAAAACGGGCGCATCGCCCGCTACCAGTGCGTGGTTCCCAGCACCTGGAACAGCTCGGGGCGCGATCCCAACGGCCTGATGGGCCCCTACGAGCAGGCCCTGGCGGGGGACAAGAAGCATCCGCTGGTCGACCCCAAGCGCCCCGTCGAGGTGTTGCGCACCATACACTCCTTCGACCCGTGCCTATCCTGCGCCGTGCATCTGCTGGTGCCGGGGGGGCCGGCGTTTGAGGTGAAAGTGCGATGA
- a CDS encoding hydrogenase small subunit — protein MKDLQQWAEGDTFGDLLKRRGVTRREFLSFCGKMAALIGTGGVFAGSRTAWAQELAGRLEGARRPSVVYLQLQECTGCLESLLRSASTPVEELVLEQISLDYNELLMAPSGEAAEQALAAAQGKPHLLLVNGSVPLKNGGVYCTIGGRSARDVLERAAANATAVVAIGACAEYGCVQAAAPNPTGAVGVADVIRDRPVVNVSGCPPIAETISATLTYYLAYGRTPPLDGLGRPLFAYGQRIHDKCPRRASFDAGQFAERFDDQNARLGHCLYRLGCKGPATFAPCATIEWNDGLSFPIKAGHPCLGCTERHFYDRMTPFYRRLPGIVVPGLGVEATANTIGVAAVAASVAAVAVHSAATVIAKHRARRAEPESLPLAVLGDRKEADEKEKD, from the coding sequence ATGAAAGATCTTCAGCAGTGGGCAGAGGGCGACACCTTCGGGGATTTGCTGAAACGGCGGGGGGTAACCAGGCGTGAATTCCTCTCCTTTTGCGGCAAGATGGCGGCGCTGATCGGCACCGGCGGGGTCTTCGCGGGAAGCCGGACCGCATGGGCGCAGGAACTCGCCGGGCGGCTGGAAGGGGCGCGGCGCCCGAGCGTGGTCTACCTGCAGTTGCAGGAGTGCACCGGCTGTCTGGAGAGCCTGCTCCGTTCCGCGAGCACCCCGGTCGAGGAACTGGTCCTGGAGCAGATCTCGCTCGACTACAACGAGCTCCTGATGGCTCCCTCGGGAGAGGCGGCCGAACAGGCGCTCGCCGCAGCACAAGGAAAGCCGCACCTCCTCTTGGTGAACGGCTCGGTGCCGCTCAAAAACGGCGGGGTCTACTGCACCATCGGCGGCCGCTCCGCGCGCGACGTGCTCGAGCGCGCAGCGGCCAACGCCACCGCGGTCGTTGCCATAGGCGCCTGCGCCGAGTACGGCTGCGTCCAGGCCGCCGCCCCCAACCCCACCGGCGCCGTGGGGGTAGCCGACGTGATCAGGGACCGCCCGGTGGTGAACGTAAGCGGCTGCCCCCCCATCGCCGAGACCATCAGCGCCACCCTCACCTACTACCTCGCCTACGGCCGCACGCCGCCTCTGGACGGGCTGGGACGCCCGCTCTTCGCCTACGGCCAGCGCATACACGACAAGTGCCCCCGGCGCGCAAGTTTCGACGCCGGGCAGTTCGCGGAGCGCTTCGACGACCAGAACGCCCGCCTGGGGCACTGCCTCTACCGGCTGGGGTGCAAGGGGCCGGCCACCTTCGCCCCCTGCGCCACCATCGAATGGAACGACGGGTTGAGCTTCCCGATCAAGGCGGGGCATCCCTGCCTCGGCTGCACCGAGCGCCACTTCTACGACCGGATGACCCCATTCTACCGGCGCCTCCCCGGCATCGTGGTCCCGGGGCTCGGGGTGGAAGCGACCGCCAACACCATAGGCGTTGCGGCCGTCGCCGCTTCGGTCGCCGCGGTCGCGGTCCACTCCGCAGCGACGGTGATAGCGAAGCACCGGGCGCGCCGGGCCGAGCCGGAAAGCCTGCCGCTGGCGGTACTGGGAGACAGGAAGGAAGCTGACGAGAAGGAAAAGGATTAG